Proteins encoded in a region of the Brevundimonas vesicularis genome:
- the mdh gene encoding malate dehydrogenase — MARAKIALIGAGMIGGTLAHVAAREALGDVILFDIAEGTPQGKALDIAEASAVFGQDVALKGANDYADIAGADVCIVTAGVPRKPGMSRDDLIGINLKVMKAVGEGIKAHAPNAFVICITNPLDAMVWALQNFSGLPKEKVVGMAGVLDSARFAYFLAEKTGVSVQDIHAWTLGGHGDDMVPMVRHSTVGGLPLPDAVAAGFLSQDELDAIVERTRKGGGEIVALLKTGSAFYAPAESAIAMAKSYLLDQKRVLPCAVWLSGEYGLSDLYVGVPALIGAGGVEKIVEFTTNDEEKAMFEKSVASVQGLLQACKDIDSSLA, encoded by the coding sequence ATGGCTCGCGCGAAGATCGCCCTTATCGGCGCCGGCATGATCGGCGGAACCCTGGCCCACGTGGCCGCGCGCGAAGCCCTGGGCGACGTGATCCTGTTCGACATCGCCGAAGGCACCCCGCAGGGCAAGGCGCTGGACATCGCCGAGGCCTCGGCCGTCTTCGGCCAGGACGTGGCCCTGAAGGGCGCCAACGACTATGCCGACATCGCGGGCGCAGACGTCTGCATCGTCACCGCCGGCGTGCCGCGCAAGCCGGGCATGAGCCGCGACGACCTGATCGGCATCAACCTGAAGGTCATGAAGGCCGTCGGCGAGGGCATCAAGGCCCACGCGCCCAACGCCTTTGTCATCTGCATCACCAACCCGCTCGACGCCATGGTCTGGGCCTTGCAGAACTTCTCCGGCCTGCCGAAGGAGAAGGTGGTCGGCATGGCCGGCGTGCTGGACTCGGCCCGCTTCGCCTATTTCCTGGCTGAAAAGACCGGCGTGTCGGTGCAGGACATCCACGCCTGGACCCTGGGTGGTCACGGCGACGACATGGTGCCGATGGTGCGCCACTCGACCGTCGGAGGCCTGCCCCTGCCGGACGCCGTCGCCGCCGGCTTCCTGTCGCAGGACGAACTGGACGCCATCGTCGAGCGCACCCGCAAGGGCGGCGGAGAGATCGTGGCCCTGCTGAAGACCGGCTCGGCCTTCTACGCCCCGGCGGAATCCGCCATCGCCATGGCCAAGTCCTACCTGCTGGACCAGAAGCGCGTCCTGCCCTGCGCCGTCTGGCTGTCGGGCGAATACGGTCTGTCGGACCTCTACGTCGGCGTCCCCGCGCTGATCGGCGCCGGCGGCGTCGAGAAGATCGTCGAGTTCACCACCAACGACGAAGAAAAGGCGATGTTCGAAAAGTCGGTCGCCTCGGTCCAGGGCCTGCTGCAAGCCTGCAAGGACATCGATTCCTCGCTGGCGTAA
- a CDS encoding YbjN domain-containing protein, with product MRRLALAAALSLTLSPLTAGGAFAQTAPAAASRGLTPAEVATWIIGLGGRVGPVQTENGLTFFTVTNAGLTWAVFFYGCEASGCGEVQFSAVVPGSGATLDKVNAWNRDNRYLKAFHTAAETPTATVQYDVVVLSGEGVAQLADPLTVWLQLLPKFAAGMGYVPPQ from the coding sequence ATGCGCCGTCTCGCCCTCGCCGCCGCCCTTTCTTTGACCTTATCGCCGCTGACGGCGGGAGGAGCGTTCGCCCAAACGGCGCCGGCTGCGGCCAGTCGCGGGCTGACGCCGGCCGAGGTCGCGACGTGGATCATCGGGCTGGGCGGGCGGGTCGGGCCTGTGCAGACCGAGAACGGCCTGACCTTCTTCACCGTGACCAATGCGGGCCTGACCTGGGCGGTCTTCTTCTATGGCTGCGAGGCGTCTGGCTGCGGCGAGGTTCAGTTCAGCGCCGTGGTGCCGGGCTCCGGCGCGACGCTGGACAAGGTGAACGCCTGGAACCGCGACAACCGCTATCTGAAGGCCTTCCACACCGCGGCTGAAACACCGACGGCGACGGTGCAATACGATGTCGTCGTGCTGTCGGGCGAAGGCGTGGCGCAACTGGCGGACCCGCTGACGGTCTGGCTGCAACTGCTGCCGAAGTTTGCGGCAGGCATGGGCTACGTCCCGCCGCAATGA
- the zapE gene encoding cell division protein ZapE, with protein sequence MTSRIRNAYDIRVEEGVLTPDPAQESVITALERLEVDLAKRGLFGKAPEVRGIYLYGPPGRGKSMLMDLFYSATPEPRKTRAHFHAFMARIHDLVKQWREGDAKTRKAVFGTHRGDDPIPPIAKLIASEARLLCFDELQVTDIADAMILGRLFEALFEDRVVLAITSNRAPEDLYKNGINRQLFLPFIDIIRERCVVVETAGTRDWRLDRMTSAQVWHTPDDRAAFEALWRELKGGEPEEPAHLSVLGRDVVVQRTVGSMARATFAELCARPLGPQDYLAIAQRFHTLFLEDVPILSSANHHEARRLVTLVDALYEAKTKLIVLAAAKPEALYTEGVGAFEFERTVSRFNEMQSKDWLAHVRD encoded by the coding sequence ATGACCTCCCGTATTCGCAACGCCTACGACATCCGCGTGGAAGAGGGCGTGCTGACGCCCGATCCGGCGCAGGAGAGCGTGATCACGGCGCTGGAGCGGCTGGAGGTCGATCTGGCCAAACGCGGCCTGTTCGGCAAGGCGCCGGAGGTCCGGGGCATTTATCTCTACGGCCCGCCCGGACGCGGCAAGTCGATGCTGATGGACCTGTTCTATTCGGCGACGCCGGAGCCGCGAAAGACGCGCGCCCACTTTCACGCCTTCATGGCCCGTATCCACGACCTGGTGAAACAGTGGCGCGAGGGGGATGCGAAGACCCGCAAGGCCGTGTTCGGAACCCATAGGGGCGACGACCCCATCCCGCCGATCGCAAAGCTGATCGCGTCGGAAGCCCGGCTGCTGTGTTTCGACGAACTGCAGGTCACCGACATCGCCGACGCCATGATCCTGGGCCGGTTGTTCGAAGCCCTGTTCGAGGATCGGGTGGTGCTGGCCATCACCTCGAACCGCGCGCCGGAGGACCTCTACAAGAACGGCATCAACCGCCAGCTCTTCCTGCCCTTCATCGACATCATCCGCGAGCGTTGCGTGGTGGTCGAGACGGCCGGGACGCGGGATTGGCGGCTGGACCGGATGACCTCGGCCCAGGTCTGGCACACGCCGGACGACCGCGCGGCGTTCGAGGCGTTATGGCGCGAGCTGAAGGGGGGCGAGCCGGAAGAACCGGCGCACCTGAGCGTGTTGGGCCGCGATGTGGTGGTGCAGCGCACCGTGGGATCGATGGCGAGGGCGACGTTTGCCGAGCTGTGCGCCAGGCCGCTGGGGCCGCAGGATTATCTGGCCATCGCCCAGCGGTTCCACACCCTGTTCCTGGAAGACGTGCCGATCCTGAGTTCGGCCAACCACCACGAGGCGCGGCGTCTGGTGACCCTGGTGGACGCCCTCTATGAGGCCAAGACCAAGCTGATCGTGCTGGCGGCGGCCAAGCCCGAGGCGCTCTATACCGAAGGGGTGGGGGCGTTCGAGTTTGAGCGCACCGTGTCGCGCTTCAACGAAATGCAGAGCAAGGACTGGCTGGCGCACGTCCGCGACTGA
- a CDS encoding HIT domain-containing protein has product MGFEVAPAFEAGSVAAAEWPLCHVRLQDDARFPWLILIPRVEGAVELEDLSVEQRTMLMEETVRAGALVRRLGAVEKLNVGAIGNVTAQLHVHVVGRRRDDGLWPDPVWGRGPVVPYADDERTWRLAIVAGG; this is encoded by the coding sequence ATGGGGTTCGAGGTCGCTCCGGCCTTCGAGGCGGGATCGGTCGCCGCCGCCGAATGGCCGCTGTGCCATGTGCGGCTGCAGGACGACGCTCGCTTTCCCTGGCTGATCCTGATCCCCCGCGTCGAGGGGGCGGTGGAGCTGGAAGACCTCAGTGTCGAACAGCGGACAATGTTGATGGAGGAGACGGTGCGCGCCGGGGCGTTGGTTCGTCGGCTAGGCGCGGTTGAAAAACTGAACGTCGGCGCCATCGGCAATGTGACGGCGCAATTGCATGTCCATGTGGTCGGCCGCCGCCGCGACGACGGTCTCTGGCCCGATCCGGTCTGGGGTCGCGGTCCTGTTGTTCCGTATGCGGACGATGAGCGTACGTGGCGGCTGGCGATCGTCGCCGGCGGCTAG
- a CDS encoding SIMPL domain-containing protein yields the protein MRRSFAFALLLASVATPVLAQTPPATIGERYIPAPWWMRDPVIASVGQVRVEIQANRAFVSASFQSVDRSVAEASRAAADQVRALSQALSAYGPDKVRVETSVTTRPLYDQYRDENGVMRDNTRADRVARYQADASVNVTVRDVRLIERVYATIVASRPTSIGQVNFNLDPDNSWKANLQAEAMKDARRRAEAAATNAGATLGRVKIIDPSGRVCQTDVLAGWPSYAAGGGQETTVDDIVVTGSRSEARMEYAAPPAPPPPPGGGAPSEAQIEAARLALQPPLHVMTDSACVIYGLN from the coding sequence ATGCGCCGTTCATTCGCTTTCGCCCTGCTGCTGGCCTCGGTCGCCACGCCTGTGCTGGCCCAGACGCCGCCTGCGACCATCGGCGAACGCTATATCCCGGCGCCCTGGTGGATGCGCGATCCGGTCATCGCCTCCGTCGGCCAGGTGCGGGTGGAGATTCAAGCCAACCGCGCCTTCGTTTCGGCCAGCTTCCAGTCGGTGGACCGCAGCGTCGCCGAGGCCTCGCGCGCCGCCGCCGATCAGGTTCGGGCGCTGAGCCAGGCGTTGTCGGCCTATGGGCCGGACAAGGTGCGGGTCGAGACCAGCGTCACCACCCGGCCGCTCTATGACCAGTACCGCGACGAAAACGGGGTGATGCGCGACAACACCCGAGCCGACCGCGTGGCCCGCTATCAGGCCGACGCCTCGGTCAATGTGACGGTGCGCGATGTGCGCCTGATCGAGCGGGTCTATGCGACCATCGTTGCTTCGCGTCCGACCTCGATCGGACAGGTCAATTTCAACCTGGACCCCGACAACAGCTGGAAGGCCAATCTGCAGGCCGAGGCGATGAAGGATGCGCGTCGCCGGGCCGAGGCGGCGGCGACCAACGCCGGCGCGACCCTCGGGCGGGTCAAGATCATCGATCCGTCGGGGCGGGTTTGCCAGACGGACGTGCTGGCGGGCTGGCCTTCATACGCCGCAGGGGGCGGGCAGGAGACGACGGTAGACGACATCGTGGTGACGGGGTCGCGATCGGAAGCGCGCATGGAATATGCCGCGCCGCCAGCCCCGCCCCCTCCGCCCGGAGGCGGGGCGCCCAGCGAGGCACAGATCGAGGCGGCTCGGCTGGCGCTGCAACCGCCCTTGCACGTGATGACTGACAGCGCCTGCGTCATCTACGGACTGAATTGA
- a CDS encoding aspartate-semialdehyde dehydrogenase: MGYRVAIVGATGNVGREMLNILEELEFPVDEIHAIASRKSKGVEVSFGDKTVKCQDIEQFDFSKVDIVLMSAGGAVSKEWSEKIGKAGPIVIDNSSAFRKDPDVPLIVPEVNPDAIKDATKKNIIANPNCSTIQLVTALKPLHDAAKIKRVVVSTYQSVSGAGKEGMDELWNQTKAIYGLGDATPKKFPKQIAFNVIPYIGSFLEDGSTDEEKKMSDETHKMLDPDIKVTVTCVRVPVFVGHSEAVNVEFDRPIEPDEARAILREAPGVLVIDKQEHDGYITPVDAASEHAVYVSRIRKDTTVENGLNLWVVSDNLRKGAALNAVQIAQLLDETGVIKSSSGYRSITV, translated from the coding sequence ATGGGTTATCGCGTCGCCATCGTCGGAGCCACGGGCAATGTGGGCCGCGAAATGCTGAACATCCTCGAGGAGCTGGAATTCCCCGTCGATGAAATCCACGCCATCGCCTCGCGCAAGTCCAAGGGCGTCGAGGTCTCCTTCGGCGACAAGACCGTCAAATGCCAGGACATCGAACAGTTCGACTTCTCAAAGGTCGATATCGTCCTGATGTCCGCCGGCGGCGCGGTGTCCAAGGAATGGTCCGAGAAGATCGGCAAGGCCGGTCCCATCGTGATCGACAACTCCTCGGCCTTCCGCAAGGACCCCGACGTGCCGCTGATCGTGCCCGAGGTGAACCCGGACGCCATTAAGGACGCGACCAAGAAGAACATCATCGCCAACCCCAATTGCTCGACCATCCAGCTGGTGACGGCGCTGAAGCCGCTGCACGATGCGGCCAAGATCAAGCGAGTCGTGGTCTCGACCTATCAGTCGGTGTCTGGCGCCGGTAAGGAAGGCATGGACGAGCTGTGGAACCAGACCAAGGCCATCTACGGCCTGGGCGACGCCACGCCCAAGAAGTTCCCCAAACAGATCGCCTTCAACGTCATCCCCTACATCGGCTCCTTCCTCGAGGACGGCTCCACCGACGAGGAGAAGAAGATGTCGGACGAGACGCACAAGATGCTGGACCCCGACATCAAGGTCACCGTCACCTGCGTGCGCGTGCCCGTCTTCGTGGGTCACTCCGAGGCCGTGAATGTGGAGTTCGACCGCCCCATCGAACCCGACGAGGCCCGCGCCATCCTGCGCGAGGCGCCGGGCGTGCTGGTCATCGATAAGCAGGAGCACGACGGCTATATCACCCCCGTCGACGCGGCCAGCGAACACGCCGTCTATGTCAGCCGCATCCGCAAGGACACGACCGTCGAGAACGGCCTGAACCTTTGGGTCGTGTCCGACAACCTGCGCAAGGGCGCCGCCCTGAACGCCGTCCAGATCGCGCAGCTTCTGGACGAGACCGGCGTGATCAAGTCGTCGTCGGGATATCGTTCGATCACGGTCTAG
- a CDS encoding aldo/keto reductase, translating to MTRLVTFADGTTVPALGQGTWELGDDPAWRDEEQQALARGIDLGMTLIDTAELYGDGRSERLVGEVIAGRRDEVFLVSKVRPENASEMKMMLACEKSLERLGVERLDLYLLHWEGHVPLEETVEAFRDLVDEGMIARWGVSNLDLRAMEQLMEIEGGENCAANQLLYNLASRGVEFDLFPWMQARDMPMMAYSPLGRGELLEQPLIRDIANRHSASPAQVALAAVLRHDGVIAIPKASSVEHVEANADALDIQFDLEDLERLDAAFPPPKHAVPLDII from the coding sequence ATGACCCGCCTCGTCACCTTTGCGGACGGTACGACCGTTCCCGCCCTCGGCCAAGGCACCTGGGAGCTGGGCGACGACCCGGCCTGGCGCGATGAAGAGCAGCAGGCCCTGGCGCGCGGCATCGACCTGGGCATGACCCTGATCGACACGGCCGAACTGTATGGCGACGGCCGCTCGGAACGTCTGGTGGGCGAGGTCATCGCCGGACGCCGCGATGAGGTCTTTTTGGTCTCCAAGGTCCGGCCTGAGAATGCGTCGGAGATGAAGATGATGCTGGCCTGCGAGAAGTCGCTGGAACGGCTCGGCGTCGAGCGGCTGGATCTCTATCTGCTGCACTGGGAAGGCCATGTGCCGCTGGAGGAGACCGTCGAGGCCTTCCGCGATCTGGTCGACGAAGGGATGATCGCCCGCTGGGGCGTGTCCAACCTGGACCTGCGCGCCATGGAGCAGTTGATGGAGATCGAGGGGGGCGAGAACTGCGCCGCCAACCAGCTGCTCTATAATCTCGCCTCACGCGGGGTGGAGTTCGACCTCTTCCCGTGGATGCAGGCGCGCGACATGCCGATGATGGCCTATTCGCCGCTTGGGCGAGGCGAACTGCTGGAGCAGCCCCTGATCCGCGACATCGCCAATCGCCATTCCGCCAGCCCGGCCCAGGTGGCGCTGGCCGCCGTCCTGCGCCACGACGGCGTCATCGCCATCCCCAAGGCCAGTTCGGTCGAACACGTCGAGGCCAACGCCGACGCCCTGGACATCCAGTTCGACCTGGAGGATCTGGAACGGCTGGATGCGGCCTTCCCGCCCCCGAAACACGCCGTGCCGCTGGATATCATCTAG